In Falco biarmicus isolate bFalBia1 chromosome 7, bFalBia1.pri, whole genome shotgun sequence, a single window of DNA contains:
- the SEC11A gene encoding signal peptidase complex catalytic subunit SEC11A isoform X2: protein MLSLDFLDDVRRMNKRQLYYQVLNFGMIVSSALMIWKGLMVVTGSESPIVVVLSGSMEPAFHRGDLLFLTNRIEDPIRVGEIVVFRIEGREIPIVHRVLKIHEKQNGDIKFLTKGDNNAVDDRGLYKRGQHWLEKKDVVGRARGMQSSFYWVCLCWSIESSFLH from the exons ATGCTGTCGCTGGACTTTCTGGACGATGTGCGGCGCATGAACAAGCGGCAG CTGTACTATCAGGTGCTGAACTTCGGCATGATCGTCTCGTCCGCCCTCATGATCTGGAAGGGGCTGATGGTGGTGACGGGCAGCGAGAGCCCCATCGTGGTGGTGCTGAG TGGAAGCATGGAGCCTGCATTTCACAGAGGAGATCTCCTGTTCCTCACAAACCGAATTGAAGATCCAATCAGAGTGGGAGAAATTGTGGTCTTTAGGATAGAAGGAAGGGAAATTCCTATAGTACATCGTGTCCTGAAAATTCATGAGAA GCAAAATGGTGACATCAAATTTTTGACAAAGGGAGACAATAATGCCGTTGATGATAGAGGGCTGTACAAACGAGGGCAGCACTGGTTGGAGAAAAAGGACGTAGTAGGACGAGCAAGAGG TATGCAGTCCTCTTTTTACTGGGTTTGTTTGTGCTGGTCCATCGAGAGTAGCTTCTTGCACTGA
- the NMB gene encoding neuromedin-B codes for MAARRCLLLLLCGAALGPAVRLDLAEHRNQVAKIKVNPRGSLWATGHFMGKKSVTGSPHLESPVEPAVPLAFGPSLRALLEDVMELLTRELLKILLQERLLDENQGKYDLTEQETGLLTKVLEKYFSN; via the exons ATGGCGGCGCGGCGCTGCCTCCTACTGCTGCTGTGCGGCGCCGCGCTGGGCCCCGCCGTCCGCCTCGACCTGGCCGAGCACCGCAACCAGGTGGCCAAGATCAAGGTCAACCCCCGCGGCAGCCTCTGGGCCACAG GTCACTTCATGGGGAAGAAGAGCGTCACGGGCTCCCCGCACCTGGAGTCGCCGGTGGAGCCTGCAGTGCCATTGGCCTTCGGTCCTTCTCTCAGAGCTTTGCTGGAGGACGTGATGGAACTGCTTACCCGTGAGCTCCTGAAAATCCTCCTGCAGGAGAGACTTTTGGATGAGAACCAAGGAAAATATGACCTCACTGAACAG GAGACGGGGCTTTTAACAAAGGTGCTGGagaagtatttttcaaactga
- the SEC11A gene encoding signal peptidase complex catalytic subunit SEC11A isoform X1 codes for MLSLDFLDDVRRMNKRQLYYQVLNFGMIVSSALMIWKGLMVVTGSESPIVVVLSGSMEPAFHRGDLLFLTNRIEDPIRVGEIVVFRIEGREIPIVHRVLKIHEKQNGDIKFLTKGDNNAVDDRGLYKRGQHWLEKKDVVGRARGFVPYIGIVTILMNDYPKFKYAVLFLLGLFVLVHRE; via the exons ATGCTGTCGCTGGACTTTCTGGACGATGTGCGGCGCATGAACAAGCGGCAG CTGTACTATCAGGTGCTGAACTTCGGCATGATCGTCTCGTCCGCCCTCATGATCTGGAAGGGGCTGATGGTGGTGACGGGCAGCGAGAGCCCCATCGTGGTGGTGCTGAG TGGAAGCATGGAGCCTGCATTTCACAGAGGAGATCTCCTGTTCCTCACAAACCGAATTGAAGATCCAATCAGAGTGGGAGAAATTGTGGTCTTTAGGATAGAAGGAAGGGAAATTCCTATAGTACATCGTGTCCTGAAAATTCATGAGAA GCAAAATGGTGACATCAAATTTTTGACAAAGGGAGACAATAATGCCGTTGATGATAGAGGGCTGTACAAACGAGGGCAGCACTGGTTGGAGAAAAAGGACGTAGTAGGACGAGCAAGAGG ATTTGTGCCCTATATTGGAATAGTGACTATCTTAATGAATGATTACCCAAAATTTAAG TATGCAGTCCTCTTTTTACTGGGTTTGTTTGTGCTGGTCCATCGAGAGTAG
- the SEC11A gene encoding signal peptidase complex catalytic subunit SEC11A isoform X3, whose product MLSLDFLDDVRRMNKRQLYYQVLNFGMIVSSALMIWKGLMVVTGSESPIVVVLSGSMEPAFHRGDLLFLTNRIEDPIRVGEIVVFRIEGREIPIVHRVLKIHEKLKSPGLLFLVWKWFQTLLPISEPLPVLLSISKKDVGGSELHRAFKM is encoded by the exons ATGCTGTCGCTGGACTTTCTGGACGATGTGCGGCGCATGAACAAGCGGCAG CTGTACTATCAGGTGCTGAACTTCGGCATGATCGTCTCGTCCGCCCTCATGATCTGGAAGGGGCTGATGGTGGTGACGGGCAGCGAGAGCCCCATCGTGGTGGTGCTGAG TGGAAGCATGGAGCCTGCATTTCACAGAGGAGATCTCCTGTTCCTCACAAACCGAATTGAAGATCCAATCAGAGTGGGAGAAATTGTGGTCTTTAGGATAGAAGGAAGGGAAATTCCTATAGTACATCGTGTCCTGAAAATTCATGAGAA gctgaagagtCCTGGTCTGTTGTTTCTTGTATGGAAGTGGTTCCAGACCTTGTTACCCATTTCTGAACCTTTGCCAGTTCTTCTCTCCATTTCAAAAAAGGATGTAGGGGGTTCAGAACTGCACAGAGCATTCAAGATGTAG